One genomic segment of Brassica napus cultivar Da-Ae chromosome A3, Da-Ae, whole genome shotgun sequence includes these proteins:
- the LOC106419746 gene encoding DDT domain-containing protein PTM isoform X1 — MEGKVGRPRGRPRKRTRPEDTNGVSSNRGKRIALEIKPSVPRSLLCRYVLKDFDESRVSLGKVVSYSAGLYRVEYEDGCVEDLKSCHLRRLIIEDSYFDDELRCRRDKLDEDILKGDERRLEVKNQVNGAEVSTCSTSSGSVAEEGGGEDRRDPDLETMSPLVPIPAVDLPCSSGTIGVPEEAVVHLLSVYGFLRSFSVQLYIYPFGLDEFVGALNFLGPSSLLDAVHVALMKALKGRLERLASEESVVASNCLRCIDWSLLDALTWPVYLVQYFSAMGHARGPQWSVFYEFAVKREYYSLPVVMKLKILQILCDDVFDVAAVRAEIDTREESEVGYDPDGVTADLPENGPRRVHPRFAKTSACKEKELNGFVPVNHGISSMAESKSLSSRCTDGAPNGVSSDVDGNSDECRLCGMDGTLLCCDGCPLAYHSRCIGVLKMYIPDGPWYCPECTINKMGPTIAHKTSLRGAVCFGVDPHGRFFLGTCNHLLVLQIYADPDIKYYSVTDIPKVVTVLLSATNHRLEYLYICKEISQYWDLPGGVVAHLRAVETDLVSHIEKEGDEEVSDLSKPENASSSSRNNIQCASASGYVSLGRSSGTHGKNLLAGSTHKGLTFKPHAYINHYTNGELAASAATTLAVLMSEETHEPDQHKFSNAKKAASSNILLQVKAFSLVASTFFWPSPEKKEITRERCGWCHSCKLTSASRRGCMLNAAVTGATKSAVKIFSGLFPLKNGDGVLSSIAAYILYLEESLRGLIVGPFLCENLRKQWRKNIEATTCKTMKVLLLELEENICSIALSSDWLKLMDDWLIEHSIFQSVRVTVGTTQKRGPGKKRQKNQAEVTAEVSNDDSFTWWRGGKVSKVILLKAVLLKPTIKKAAWQGGVKKFPEFNYGDGSHIPKRSRRSIWRAAVENCKNISQLALQVRYLDMNIRWSELVRPEQTVQDVKGPETEASVFRNASISDKKIIDKKVRYGVAFGNQKHLPSRVMKNVIEVEKTEDGNEKFWFAEARVPLYLIKEYEESLRRVHVPFIKKQSERLSKLQRKQLKASRANLFSYLASRRDNTEKCSCASCHLDVLLRDATTCSSCQGFCHKECTTMSTQHTAGNVETLVTCKRCYLARARSLININHRHPTTPTVLINGQQQNAVTPVIKTQIKPLVKQLASPNTRDNNASGVKQVTPDSNMAPMSQHKTLSWGVIWRKKHSDDTGASFRRQNVVLAAQSDQPNPGPVCWLCKLPYNHGQTYIHCTSCDKWYHIEAINLEESKIHEVAGFKCCRCRRIRAPDCPYMDPKLKEERQKRNAFFQRQRHKKGNTRTDSDSEIMSEPRHSVPSTPSFPLEDAFVPKDLDVEWNVDGSVPGPQKLPVNRQVRREDTEGNNNLSYIDFSTHLESVPFVRPEMEPTLPVMECNASDSNNNNELMFDYQDIEFEPQTYFSLTELLTADDSGQYNGYGYDKDASGNTDNPNPQVETMGQWRAFLSDDSKPCQICMHVEPGADLTCQTCNITIHSHCSPWEEESTCTRGNWRCGPCREWM; from the exons ATGGAAGGGAAGGTGGGTAGACCTAGAGGTAGACCAAGGAAACGCACAAGGCCAGAGGATACGAATGGTGTCTCCTCTAACAGAGGAAAGAGGATTGCTCTGGAGATTAAACCTTCAGTGCCAAGATCCTTACTTTGTCGTTATGTGTTGAAAGATTTTGATGAGAGCAGAGTTTCTCTCGGGAAGGTAGTTTCGTATAGTGCTGGCTTGTATAGAGTTGAGTACGAGGATGGTTGTGTTGAGGATTTGAAAAGTTGTCATCTTCGTCGGTTGATTATTGAGGATAGTTACTTTGATGATGAGTTACGTTGTAGAAGAGATAAACTAGATGAGGATATACTGAAGGGGGATGAAAGGAGATTGGAGGTGAAAAATCAAGTAAATGGAGCTGAGGTGTCTACATGTAGTACTAGCTCAGGCTCTGTGGCGGAAGAGGGAGGTGGTGAAGATAGGAGAGATCCAGATTTGGAAACTATGTCTCCTCTTGTTCCGATTCCGGCGGTGGATTTGCCTTGTTCTTCAGGAACGATTGGTGTCCCTGAGGAGGCTGTGGTGCATCTGTTATCTGTATATGGGTTCTTGAGATCATTCAGTGTTCAGTTATATATCTACCCGTTTGGGTTGGATGAGTTTGTGGGAGCGTTGAATTTCTTGGGGCCGAGTTCTTTGCTGGATGCCGTTCATGTTGCTTTGATGAAGGCACTCAAGGGTCGTCTTGAGAGATTGGCCTCAGAGGAGTCTGTAGTGGCTTCAAACTGCTTGAG GTGCATTGACTGGAGCTTGCTCGATGCGCTAACTTGGCCTGTTTATTTGGTTCAGTACTTTTCCGCCATGGGACATGCACGTGGGCCTCAGTGGAGTGTTTTCTATGAATTTGCTGTGAAGAGAGAGTATTATTCCTTACCTGTAGTGATGAAGCTGAAGATCCTGCAAATTTTGTGTGACGATGTTTTCGATGTAGCAGCTGTAAGAGCTGAAATCGATACTAGAGAAGAATCTGAAGTTGGATATGATCCTGATGGAGTTACTGCTGATCTTCCTGAAAATGGACCTAGACGTGTCCACCCTAGATTTGCTAAAACCTCAGCTTGCAAGGAGAAAGAGCTTAATGGATTTGTTCCAGTGAACCATGGGATAAGCTCAATGGCCGAGTCAAAAAGTTTGAGTTCAAGATGTACTGATGGTGCTCCTAATGGAGTTAGCTCAGATGTGGATGGAAACAGTGACGAATGTAGGCTCTGCGGCATGGATGGAACGTTGCTGTGCTGTGATGGATGCCCTTTAGCATATCACTCAAGATGCATTGGCGTGCTCAAAATGTATATACCTGACGGACCGTGGTATTGTCCAGAATGCACTATCAACAAAATGGGGCCAACGATTGCTCATAAAACGTCACTAAGAGGAGCAGTGTGTTTTGGAGTGGATCCACATGGGCGGTTCTTCTTGGGTACATGCAACCACTTACTTGT GCTTCAAATTTATGCGGATCCAGATATTAAATACTACAGTGTCACTGACATTCCAAAAGTTGTAACGGTCCTCTTGTCTGCAACGAACCATAGACTGGAATATCTGTATATATGCAAAGAGATCTCACAATACTGGGATCTGCCCGGAGGTGTGGTCGCTCATTTAAGAGCAGTGGAGACTGATTTAGTATCTCACATTGAAAAAGAAGGGGATGAAGAGGTGTCAGACCTGAGTAAGCCCGAGAATGCAAGTAGTTCCAGTAGGAATAATATTCAATGCGCATCTGCTTCAGGCTATGTTAGTTTGGGTAGATCAAGTGGAACACATGGGAAGAATCTGCTTGCTGGCAGTACACACAAGGGTTTAACATTTAAACCTCATGCGTACATTAATCACTACACAAATGGAGAATTAGCTGCATCGGCTGCAACTACTTTGGCTGTCCTAATGTCAGAAGAAACCCATGAACCTGATCAACACAAGTTTAGCAACGCCAAGAAAGCTGCCTCAAGTAACATTTTGCTGCAGGTGAAAGCATTTTCGTTAGTAGCCTCGACTTTCTTCTGGCCGAGTCCTGAAAAGAAGGAAATCACCAGGGAAAGGTGTGGTTGGTGTCATTCTTGCAAACTCACATCAGCAAGTAGGAGAGGATGCATGTTAAATGCAGCTGTAACAGGTGCCACCAAAAGTGCTGTGAAAATCTTCAGTGGCCTTTTTCCTCTGAAGAACGGGGACGGGGTGCTTTCTAGTATTGCAGCATATATACTATACCTCGAGGAAAGCTTACGTGGACTCATTGTGGGGCCATTTCTCTGTGAGAATCTTAGGAAACAGTGGCGTAAGAATATAGAGGCCACAACATGCAAAACGATGAAAGTCCTCCTACTTGAA CTTGAGGAAAATATTTGCAGTATTGCTCTGTCAAGCGATTGGCTTAAGCTAATGGATGATTGGTTGATAGAACATTCTATTTTTCAAAGCGTTAGAGTTACTGTTGGGACCACACAGAAACGTGGACCTGGAAAGAAGAGGCAGAAGAACCAGGCTGAAGTTACAGCCGAAGTATCTAATGATGATAGCTTCACTTGGTGGCGAGGAGGGAAGGTATCAAAAGTTATACTCCTGAAGGCAGTCTTGTTGAAGCCAACGATAAAGAAAGCAGCTTGGCAAG GTGGTGTGAAAAAGTTTCCTGAATTTAATTACGGTGATGGTTCTCACATTCCTAAAAGAAGCAGGCGGTCTATTTGGAGAGCTGCAGTTGAAAATTGCAAAAACATTTCTCAGCTTGCTCTTCAG GTTAGGTACCTTGACATGAACATAAGATGGAGTGAACTTGTACGCCCAGAGCAAACCGTGCAAGATGTTAAAGGTCCAGAGACAGAGGCCAGTGTTTTTAGGAACGCTAGTATAAGTGACAAAAAGATTATAGATAAAAAGGTTAGATATGGAGTTGCCTTTGGAAATCAGAAGCACCTTCCGTCTCGTGTCATGAAGAACGTCATCGAAGTCGAGAAAACTGAAGATGGGAACGAAAAGTTTTGGTTTGCTGAAGCACGCGTTCCCTTATATCTGATCAAAGAATATGAAGAAAGTTTACGTAGGGTCCATGTACCTTTTATCAAGAAGCAATCAGAAAGATTGTCAAAGCTACAGAGAAAGCAACTGAAAGCTTCTCGAGCAAACTTATTTTCTTATCTAGCCTCTAGGAGGGACAACACGGAGAAGTGCTCTTGTGCGTCATGCCATCTTGATGTTTTGTTGAG GGATGCAACGACATGCAGTTCTTGCCAAG GTTTCTGTCACAAGGAATGTACTACTATGAGTACACAACACACAGCTGGAAATGTTGAAACTCTGGTAACCTGCAAACGGTGCTACCTTGCAAGAGCTCGTTCACTAATCAATATCAATCACAGACATCCAACAACGCCCACTGTCCTGATCAATGGACAACAACAAAACGCAGTCACTCCAGTCATTAAGACACAGATTAAGCCTCTTGTTAAACAGTTAGCATCTCCCAACACACGCGATAACAACGCTTCAGGAGTTAAACAAGTCACTCCTGATTCTAATATGGCACCCATGAGTCAACACAAGACATTGTCTTGGGGTGTCATATGGAGGAAGAAGCATTCGGACGACACAGGTGCTAGCTTCAGACGACAAAATGTTGTGTTGGCTGCACAATCTGATCAGCCGAATCCAGGACCAGTTTGTTGGCTATGCAAACTACCGTATAATCACGGTCAAACATATATCCACTGTACAAGTTGTGACA AGTGGTACCACATTGAAGCGATTAATCTCGAGGAGTCAAAAATTCATGAAGTTGCTGGGTTCAAGTGTTGCAGATGCCGTCGTATACGAGCACCAGATTGTCCTTACATGGATCCCAAACTCAAGGAAGAGAGACAGAAGAGAAATGCATTCTTCCAGCGCCAGAGACATAAGAAAGGAAATACCAGAACGGATTCTGATTCTGAAATAATGTCTGAACCAAGACACTCTGTACCCTCTACTCCCTCCTTTCCCCTCGAAGACGCCTTTGTTCCTAAGGATCTGGATGTTGAATGGAATGTTGATGGCTCTGTGCCGGGACCCCAGAAGCTACCAGTTAACAGACAAGTCAGACGTGAAGACACAGAAGGGAACAATAATCTTTCTTATATAGACTTTTCAACGCATCTTGAATCAGTGCCTTTTGTGAGACCAGAAATGGAGCCAACATTGCCTGTCATGGAATGTAATGCATCtgacagcaacaacaacaacgagcTAATGTTTGACTACCAAGACATTGAATTCGAACCCCAAACCTATTTCTCGCTGACCGAGTTGCTTACAGCAGATGATAGTGGCCAGTACAATGGATATGGCTATGACAAGGATGCTTCAGGAAACACTGATAACCCAAACCCTCAGGTTGAGACAATGGGACAGTGGAGAGCATTTCTCAGTGACGATTCAAAACCATGTCAGATATGTATGCATGTGGAGCCAGGGGCTGATCTCACATGCCAGACTTGTAATATCACAATACATTCCCACTGCTCTCCATGGGAGGAGGAATCTACTTGCACCAGAGGTAACTGGAGATGCGGTCCCTGCCGTGAGTGGATGTAG
- the LOC106419746 gene encoding DDT domain-containing protein PTM isoform X2 codes for MGHARGPQWSVFYEFAVKREYYSLPVVMKLKILQILCDDVFDVAAVRAEIDTREESEVGYDPDGVTADLPENGPRRVHPRFAKTSACKEKELNGFVPVNHGISSMAESKSLSSRCTDGAPNGVSSDVDGNSDECRLCGMDGTLLCCDGCPLAYHSRCIGVLKMYIPDGPWYCPECTINKMGPTIAHKTSLRGAVCFGVDPHGRFFLGTCNHLLVLQIYADPDIKYYSVTDIPKVVTVLLSATNHRLEYLYICKEISQYWDLPGGVVAHLRAVETDLVSHIEKEGDEEVSDLSKPENASSSSRNNIQCASASGYVSLGRSSGTHGKNLLAGSTHKGLTFKPHAYINHYTNGELAASAATTLAVLMSEETHEPDQHKFSNAKKAASSNILLQVKAFSLVASTFFWPSPEKKEITRERCGWCHSCKLTSASRRGCMLNAAVTGATKSAVKIFSGLFPLKNGDGVLSSIAAYILYLEESLRGLIVGPFLCENLRKQWRKNIEATTCKTMKVLLLELEENICSIALSSDWLKLMDDWLIEHSIFQSVRVTVGTTQKRGPGKKRQKNQAEVTAEVSNDDSFTWWRGGKVSKVILLKAVLLKPTIKKAAWQGGVKKFPEFNYGDGSHIPKRSRRSIWRAAVENCKNISQLALQVRYLDMNIRWSELVRPEQTVQDVKGPETEASVFRNASISDKKIIDKKVRYGVAFGNQKHLPSRVMKNVIEVEKTEDGNEKFWFAEARVPLYLIKEYEESLRRVHVPFIKKQSERLSKLQRKQLKASRANLFSYLASRRDNTEKCSCASCHLDVLLRDATTCSSCQGFCHKECTTMSTQHTAGNVETLVTCKRCYLARARSLININHRHPTTPTVLINGQQQNAVTPVIKTQIKPLVKQLASPNTRDNNASGVKQVTPDSNMAPMSQHKTLSWGVIWRKKHSDDTGASFRRQNVVLAAQSDQPNPGPVCWLCKLPYNHGQTYIHCTSCDKWYHIEAINLEESKIHEVAGFKCCRCRRIRAPDCPYMDPKLKEERQKRNAFFQRQRHKKGNTRTDSDSEIMSEPRHSVPSTPSFPLEDAFVPKDLDVEWNVDGSVPGPQKLPVNRQVRREDTEGNNNLSYIDFSTHLESVPFVRPEMEPTLPVMECNASDSNNNNELMFDYQDIEFEPQTYFSLTELLTADDSGQYNGYGYDKDASGNTDNPNPQVETMGQWRAFLSDDSKPCQICMHVEPGADLTCQTCNITIHSHCSPWEEESTCTRGNWRCGPCREWM; via the exons ATGGGACATGCACGTGGGCCTCAGTGGAGTGTTTTCTATGAATTTGCTGTGAAGAGAGAGTATTATTCCTTACCTGTAGTGATGAAGCTGAAGATCCTGCAAATTTTGTGTGACGATGTTTTCGATGTAGCAGCTGTAAGAGCTGAAATCGATACTAGAGAAGAATCTGAAGTTGGATATGATCCTGATGGAGTTACTGCTGATCTTCCTGAAAATGGACCTAGACGTGTCCACCCTAGATTTGCTAAAACCTCAGCTTGCAAGGAGAAAGAGCTTAATGGATTTGTTCCAGTGAACCATGGGATAAGCTCAATGGCCGAGTCAAAAAGTTTGAGTTCAAGATGTACTGATGGTGCTCCTAATGGAGTTAGCTCAGATGTGGATGGAAACAGTGACGAATGTAGGCTCTGCGGCATGGATGGAACGTTGCTGTGCTGTGATGGATGCCCTTTAGCATATCACTCAAGATGCATTGGCGTGCTCAAAATGTATATACCTGACGGACCGTGGTATTGTCCAGAATGCACTATCAACAAAATGGGGCCAACGATTGCTCATAAAACGTCACTAAGAGGAGCAGTGTGTTTTGGAGTGGATCCACATGGGCGGTTCTTCTTGGGTACATGCAACCACTTACTTGT GCTTCAAATTTATGCGGATCCAGATATTAAATACTACAGTGTCACTGACATTCCAAAAGTTGTAACGGTCCTCTTGTCTGCAACGAACCATAGACTGGAATATCTGTATATATGCAAAGAGATCTCACAATACTGGGATCTGCCCGGAGGTGTGGTCGCTCATTTAAGAGCAGTGGAGACTGATTTAGTATCTCACATTGAAAAAGAAGGGGATGAAGAGGTGTCAGACCTGAGTAAGCCCGAGAATGCAAGTAGTTCCAGTAGGAATAATATTCAATGCGCATCTGCTTCAGGCTATGTTAGTTTGGGTAGATCAAGTGGAACACATGGGAAGAATCTGCTTGCTGGCAGTACACACAAGGGTTTAACATTTAAACCTCATGCGTACATTAATCACTACACAAATGGAGAATTAGCTGCATCGGCTGCAACTACTTTGGCTGTCCTAATGTCAGAAGAAACCCATGAACCTGATCAACACAAGTTTAGCAACGCCAAGAAAGCTGCCTCAAGTAACATTTTGCTGCAGGTGAAAGCATTTTCGTTAGTAGCCTCGACTTTCTTCTGGCCGAGTCCTGAAAAGAAGGAAATCACCAGGGAAAGGTGTGGTTGGTGTCATTCTTGCAAACTCACATCAGCAAGTAGGAGAGGATGCATGTTAAATGCAGCTGTAACAGGTGCCACCAAAAGTGCTGTGAAAATCTTCAGTGGCCTTTTTCCTCTGAAGAACGGGGACGGGGTGCTTTCTAGTATTGCAGCATATATACTATACCTCGAGGAAAGCTTACGTGGACTCATTGTGGGGCCATTTCTCTGTGAGAATCTTAGGAAACAGTGGCGTAAGAATATAGAGGCCACAACATGCAAAACGATGAAAGTCCTCCTACTTGAA CTTGAGGAAAATATTTGCAGTATTGCTCTGTCAAGCGATTGGCTTAAGCTAATGGATGATTGGTTGATAGAACATTCTATTTTTCAAAGCGTTAGAGTTACTGTTGGGACCACACAGAAACGTGGACCTGGAAAGAAGAGGCAGAAGAACCAGGCTGAAGTTACAGCCGAAGTATCTAATGATGATAGCTTCACTTGGTGGCGAGGAGGGAAGGTATCAAAAGTTATACTCCTGAAGGCAGTCTTGTTGAAGCCAACGATAAAGAAAGCAGCTTGGCAAG GTGGTGTGAAAAAGTTTCCTGAATTTAATTACGGTGATGGTTCTCACATTCCTAAAAGAAGCAGGCGGTCTATTTGGAGAGCTGCAGTTGAAAATTGCAAAAACATTTCTCAGCTTGCTCTTCAG GTTAGGTACCTTGACATGAACATAAGATGGAGTGAACTTGTACGCCCAGAGCAAACCGTGCAAGATGTTAAAGGTCCAGAGACAGAGGCCAGTGTTTTTAGGAACGCTAGTATAAGTGACAAAAAGATTATAGATAAAAAGGTTAGATATGGAGTTGCCTTTGGAAATCAGAAGCACCTTCCGTCTCGTGTCATGAAGAACGTCATCGAAGTCGAGAAAACTGAAGATGGGAACGAAAAGTTTTGGTTTGCTGAAGCACGCGTTCCCTTATATCTGATCAAAGAATATGAAGAAAGTTTACGTAGGGTCCATGTACCTTTTATCAAGAAGCAATCAGAAAGATTGTCAAAGCTACAGAGAAAGCAACTGAAAGCTTCTCGAGCAAACTTATTTTCTTATCTAGCCTCTAGGAGGGACAACACGGAGAAGTGCTCTTGTGCGTCATGCCATCTTGATGTTTTGTTGAG GGATGCAACGACATGCAGTTCTTGCCAAG GTTTCTGTCACAAGGAATGTACTACTATGAGTACACAACACACAGCTGGAAATGTTGAAACTCTGGTAACCTGCAAACGGTGCTACCTTGCAAGAGCTCGTTCACTAATCAATATCAATCACAGACATCCAACAACGCCCACTGTCCTGATCAATGGACAACAACAAAACGCAGTCACTCCAGTCATTAAGACACAGATTAAGCCTCTTGTTAAACAGTTAGCATCTCCCAACACACGCGATAACAACGCTTCAGGAGTTAAACAAGTCACTCCTGATTCTAATATGGCACCCATGAGTCAACACAAGACATTGTCTTGGGGTGTCATATGGAGGAAGAAGCATTCGGACGACACAGGTGCTAGCTTCAGACGACAAAATGTTGTGTTGGCTGCACAATCTGATCAGCCGAATCCAGGACCAGTTTGTTGGCTATGCAAACTACCGTATAATCACGGTCAAACATATATCCACTGTACAAGTTGTGACA AGTGGTACCACATTGAAGCGATTAATCTCGAGGAGTCAAAAATTCATGAAGTTGCTGGGTTCAAGTGTTGCAGATGCCGTCGTATACGAGCACCAGATTGTCCTTACATGGATCCCAAACTCAAGGAAGAGAGACAGAAGAGAAATGCATTCTTCCAGCGCCAGAGACATAAGAAAGGAAATACCAGAACGGATTCTGATTCTGAAATAATGTCTGAACCAAGACACTCTGTACCCTCTACTCCCTCCTTTCCCCTCGAAGACGCCTTTGTTCCTAAGGATCTGGATGTTGAATGGAATGTTGATGGCTCTGTGCCGGGACCCCAGAAGCTACCAGTTAACAGACAAGTCAGACGTGAAGACACAGAAGGGAACAATAATCTTTCTTATATAGACTTTTCAACGCATCTTGAATCAGTGCCTTTTGTGAGACCAGAAATGGAGCCAACATTGCCTGTCATGGAATGTAATGCATCtgacagcaacaacaacaacgagcTAATGTTTGACTACCAAGACATTGAATTCGAACCCCAAACCTATTTCTCGCTGACCGAGTTGCTTACAGCAGATGATAGTGGCCAGTACAATGGATATGGCTATGACAAGGATGCTTCAGGAAACACTGATAACCCAAACCCTCAGGTTGAGACAATGGGACAGTGGAGAGCATTTCTCAGTGACGATTCAAAACCATGTCAGATATGTATGCATGTGGAGCCAGGGGCTGATCTCACATGCCAGACTTGTAATATCACAATACATTCCCACTGCTCTCCATGGGAGGAGGAATCTACTTGCACCAGAGGTAACTGGAGATGCGGTCCCTGCCGTGAGTGGATGTAG
- the LOC106419622 gene encoding uncharacterized protein LOC106419622, translated as MSRVSQLTLIFRDKLKTTNQSSNKKSDAVVKKQPLAPSSSNDRETRGAASWSSFQMPVHYPSFTKEEYEAMSEEEVDRLLNLYGLQHTNLGDLSCKKQFAIGAFLWEKGIDSSPAEHELVNPSSSVDGFGESSLMGLMTALKYMVHCVFRV; from the coding sequence ATGTCAAGGGTCTCACAGCTTACTCTCATCTTCCGCGACAAACTAAAAACTACCAACCAAAGCTCCAACAAAAAATCAGATGCTGTCGTGAAGAAACAACCATTGGCTCCATCGTCTAGCAACGACCGTGAGACGAGAGGGGCTGCTTCGTGGTCATCGTTCCAAATGCCTGTTCACTACCCAAGCTTCACGAAGGAAGAGTACGAGGCTATGTCGGAGGAAGAGGTTGATCGACTTCTTAATCTATACGGTCTGCAGCATACAAATCTCGGTGACTTGTCTTGCAAGAAACAGTTTGCTATCGGTGCCTTCTTGTGGGAGAAGGGGATAGATTCATCTCCGGCTGAGCATGAACTAGTAAACCCTAGTTCGTCCGTTGATGGTTTTGGTGAGAGCTCTTTGATGGGATTGATGACGGCTTTGAAATATATGGTACACTGTGTATTCCGTGTTTAG
- the LOC106419669 gene encoding protein RETICULATA-RELATED 1, chloroplastic yields the protein MSLSLKISHLSNTLEPRDQCRAGRTFEFSSICFRGGHWSTEMFSPKLRTRCAGSDAGISGGRSVPEWTYTGSKDETFSDLEIDDDGNGDSGGNNGGGGDDDGEEEEEEEKEFGPLVKLDEVMKETERRGITLPEDMSEAAKSVGIRKLFLLRYLDLQGSVWPLGFLMRTCTMLRNRMLADPSFLFKVGTEVAIDSCCATFAEVQKRGEDFWSEFELYAADLLVGLVVDVALVGLLAPYARIGKTSVVSSTGLFKGLRRSCAALPSSVFEAERPGCKFSVNQRIATFFYKGLLYGSVGFGCGLIGQGIANMIMTAKRSIKKSEEDVPVPPLFESAALWGVFLGLSSNARYQIINGLERVVEGSTAAKRIPVVAMAFTVGVRFANNVYGGMQFVDWAKLSGVQ from the exons ATGTCTCTATCCTTAAAAATCTCCCACCTTTCAAACACCCTAGAGCCTCGAGATCAATGCAGAGCCGGTCGAACGTTTGAATTCAGCTCGATTTGTTTCCGTGGAGGCCATTGGAGCACGGAGATGTTTTCTCCGAAACTGAGAACTCGGTGCGCGGGATCGGATGCGGGAATCTCCGGCGGCAGATCGGTGCCGGAGTGGACGTATACAGGATCCAAAGACGAGACCTTTAGCGATTTGGAGATCGACGACGATGGAAATGGAGATAGTGGTGGTAACAATGGAGGCGGAGGAGATGATGatggagaggaggaggaggaggaggagaaggagtTTGGTCCGTTAGTGAAGTTGGACGAAGTTATGAAAGAGACGGAGAGGAGAGGGATTACTTTACCGGAGGATATGTCGGAGGCGGCCAAGTCTGTTGGGATTCGGAAactcttccttcttcgttatctcgATCTTCag GGATCTGTATGGCCGCTTGGGTTTCTGATGAGGACATGCACCATGCTTCGTAACAGAATGCTTGCGGATCCTTCGTTTCTCTTCAAAGTTGGAACCGAG GTAGCTATAGACTCTTGCTGTGCGACGTTTGCGGAAGTGCAGAAGAGAGGGGAAGATTTCTGGTCTGAGTTTGAGTTGTATGCGGCTGATCTTTTGGTTGGTCTTGTGGTTGATGTCGCTTTGGTTGGGCTTTTGGCTCCTTATGCGCGTATCGGGAAGACATCTGTGGTATCGTCAACAGGTTTGTTTAAGGGACTCAGACGTTCTTGTGCAGCTCTTCCTAGCAG TGTGTTTGAAGCTGAAAGACCGGGTTGTAAATTCTCGGTTAACCAGCGGATTGCAACTTTCTTCTACAAG GGGCTCTTGTATGGTTCGGTTGGATTTGGCTGCGGTCTCATTGGTCAGGGAATTGCAAATATGATCATGACAGCAAAACGGAGTATAAAGAAATCAGAAGAAGACGTCCCTGTTCCACCTCTATTCGAAAGTGCTGCTCTCTGGG GTGTGTTCCTTGGCTTATCTTCCAACGCACGTTACCAAATCATCAATGGGCTGGAACGCGTCGTGGAAGGTTCTACAGCAGCCAAACGCATTCCTGTGGTCGCCATGGCGTTTACCGTTGGAGTCCGGTTTGCTAACAATGTTTACGGCGGTATGCAGTTTGTTGATTGGGCTAAATTATCTGGCGTCCAGTAG